The region ACCAGTATTTTCATGTACACTGCAGATCTCAGAAACCAAAATGGAAACCGTTCAATCACCTCAAAAGCAAATATAGTAATCAGAAAACATGCTCAAGGACGAGGAAACATACTGTACTTTCTTTTGAAAGCAATTTGAAAGTAGAATCAGAGCGTACCAAAAAGGAGACaattcacaaaaagaaaaagaaaatgcacgCAACAGAAAATGTTTGCTCATCACAAAATGTTTTGTGACCTAAATTATTGGGAGCTTGATTACTAGTTCCATTTGCCAATCATTCCAAAGGGCAAGCTTTCTCGAATGCCTGTTGCTCTTTGCGACACAAATCAAATTCATTTGTATAGTAATACATGCAACCAACGTAAGCATCCATCTCTTTTGTGCACTTCTGGTGAAGATCTTTCAACCTGCAGTGGCAAACATCTCAAAATTTGGTACTGAACTGTGAACAGCGAGCATGTGCTCGTGGGTTGTTGTTTGATGCAACAAGTTATTGAAGGTTCTAACAGCCTTCATTCAATAGAGTcccttttaaatattttgtatgCAGCTCATTAAATATTACTCTATAATAAATCACGCAACCTTACCCGTGGGATATAAATAAGACATGCAAactgtcaaaaaaatataaaaacttaaaatcaagTTTGTGGCACAAGTGGGATATAAATAAGACATGCAAactgtcaaaaaaatataaaaacttaaaatcaagTTTGTGGCACAACTTGTTCACAGTATCACACGCAGGAAGAAAATAACCTTCAGACTATCTACCAGGCTACAAATGGATCAATTATAATGGTCGATGAGACATTCAAGTATGATAATTTATTCAACAAGCAGAACCAGCCTAATTTTGTTCATGCATGCTATAAATTTAATTGTGGAAGTGTCAATGCTTGTAATTCGTTTCTCTCTACATTATGATCAATCTGTCTGAATCTTTAATAGTCGAATCTCTGTACATTATGATCAATCTGTCTGAATCTTTAATAGTCTTCGACGTTCAAATTGCTAAGACAACGAAGTGTGAGAAATTAACATTCAAGTTATAAACAACAGACACAAATTAGAAGTTgaaggatggaaaaaaaaattcaattggaCTCGCTCAGTCCCCAATTTCATTAAAGGAGTGTTAAAGGCAATTAGAGATCTGCTGCTTAAGACCGTTTAAAGCATGGACTTTATactcttgttttttgttttttttaatcgaagCTTTATACTCTTATGACTAATTGCTTGGATTATGACCCAGGAACCTAATCAACATCAATAAGGTTCAGGTTCTTTACTATCTACATTCTTAAGGTGGACAggtaatttataatttcaaagcTCTTGCCAGACACTAACCTTTCTGTTTCTCAAAGTAGGGCAGTAGCAATATCATGCATTTAGTTGCAGCCACTCAAAGCACAAAAAGCTAACAATAAGCATCAATCAGCTGCCTTTTCCAAACTTGCAATGCCAAAGATAAAAACACACATTCAACATAATTCGATCTTAGCTCCACaaagaattcaaaaacaataaatggtACACAAACCAATCATTCTAGGCTGACACCTAAATAATAACAGAAACCCTAAGAACTTCATATCTAGCAAAATCAATCATCTTCACAAGGTTACATAAAATCAAACACAGAGAGACGACGCAAATTCAAACACAGAGAGACGACGCAAATTCCACAATTCCCATTAATTAACAGCTCACAAGAGTAGACATTGCTACTCGAAagcaaaaaacacagaaaatcaGAGAATCCAACCTTGCTTTTTAGCTCAATTCCACAACATTTCAACATCTAAACagacccaaaataaaataagcaaagCCCAGTATTTCATCCACCTTCATATTCCAAACAAAATCCCCAAACCCCTTAATACCAGTAGTTAAATTACAATCAAACATCattaattaactcaattaataaCGAATTAACAACCATCAGCAACAGTATCAGGAGGAAAATAATATAAGAGAAAATTGCAAGGATTTGCACTTACAATCCAAGGACACAGCGCGTGACTTGCTGGCCTTTATCGAGGCATTTCTCCGGGTTTGGATCCTTCTTCTTGCACTTGAGAAACTCCACATTTTCTGAAAAGCATCTTGTCGCTATATGCTTCGATGCAGTCGTTAGCACCGCTGATGTCGGGATCGGATTCCCAGTCGCGTCCACCGCACTCGTCGCCATCTTCAACAATAATCTACAAAAGCAACAAATTTCAATGAGCTCACACATTTTCTCAGGAACCAAACAGAACATCACGGAATTGACAAGAAACTTGTACTTCAGTTTCCTTTTTACCACTTGGTTGCTACTGAGAGAGAGGACAGAGGGAGAGGGTGCGAAAATGAGAAAACATCTAGGAGAAGGAGCAATACTGACAGATTATTGCTAACAGGACCGGTAAGGCCAGTTTGGGAAATACACATTAACCATGGAGGGCACTTATGTAATTTAGCTTCATGTCCACAAAGGTTTTGGAAAAATAGAGACCGGGTTTTAACCGAGTTGCAGTTTAACGTGTCATGTCATCCTGGTGgggttcattttttatttgtaatcttgtgtttttttttatttatctttatttttttaattttaataaatttttaaaattaatattttttttaaatttatttttaaatattaaattaattaagaattgagtttcttaACTGAGttcaatctaaaattttatatattataaatttaaaagattaatccagatttaaaaatttcatttaggttcacttaacttatatttttctaactttactatttaatatttatttaatggaGAATTCAGTTTTAATAGCCTGAAtttcttagtatttttaaaaaattaattatctaaatatattatttatatataatagataagtgtgagtaaaaaaactaaaaaattgattaaactgagaaaatcagaaaaaaataattaaaaaaacgaaccgtaaaaaaaccgattaaaattttaaaaaaactgactgATTCGTTTTGTAAacttgaaactgaaaaaaccgaacccaaaccgaaaaaaactgaaaaaatccctagccaaaccggaaaaaactaagccaaataaaaaaatcgagtcaagccagccaaaccggaaaaccaagtcaaattgaaccaaaccgaaactGATTGGTTTGaactaatttcaatttttaaaaataaaactagtttatttatttttttttaataaaaatcgaactgaataaaaaaaaattaacaataataatttaatataaaagtatTGTTGCTTGCATCATATTTATGTTTTCTAAACTGGAGTTCACGATCCACCGTGATCGTGTGGTTATCTCTGCCTTGGGTTGTGAGAGGCACATTGAGCCATCATTTTTCGCAATTATGGACTTCAATTTTTACAAAGCCATATTGCCGTCATGGGGTTGGGACTTGGTGTAATCAGGCTTCGAGTCTTTGAAAGCCATTTCTTTAGTACCAAGTTGATTCTATCTACATGGAATGGGAATGTCAATATGCATGTTGAATGATTTCCATACATCCATCCATGTTGCTAGCTCGACATTACTCGACAGTTCTATCTATGCTCTGGCTGCGTTGCTAGCTCGACATTACTCGACAGTTCTATCTATGCTCTGGCTGTGTTGCTAGCTCGACATTACTCGACAGTTCTATCATGTTGCCAGTAGCTCGACATTACTCGACAGCTCTATCTATGCTCTGTCCATGTTGCTAGCTCGACATTACTCGACAGTTCTATCTATGTTGTGTCCATGTTGCTAGCTCGACATTACTTGACAGTTCTATCTAAGCTCTGTCCATGTTGCTAGCTTGACATTACTCGACTCTTTTGCAACTAAATCAACGAAGGCATCCACTAATTCAATCTTTCTAGATCAAGATCCATGTAAACGTTGCATATTCAACTGTCTGTCCAAGAATCCATTTTGGTCTCGTTTCTTGCTTCCATCGCGCACTAAAGCTCTGAATGTAGAAACCTCCTTGATCACACAACGCTACAGCTGTGAGAGTGACCCCCGGAATGAGAGTCCTATAATCGGCGATTGTGAGAGAACGGAATAAGCTCATAAGCACACAAATCTCCGTACCATCAGCCTGCAAAATTAGCTTCAGTCAGTCCAAGAGGAGGGGTGTTCCATACTCCCTAAAGAGATTCTTGATTTGCAACCAAAACCATGCACAAACTCAGCTCTAGGCTCTAGCTCAGCACATTTTCTCGACTTTATGAGCTTGAGCGTGCAAGAAACAAGCTCAATGACAGTGGCATTTCCGTTGGATATCGGGTCTGTTTGGTCATCCACCAAGCTCTTCTACTTTTAAGAACTGGGCAAAAATTACTTAGAATCAGAGCAGCACCCAACAGAAGTACAGAGCCATAGCCTTGCTCTACTTGATTTGTCAAAATTGAAGCGGGGACTCTAGTCTGCTCTCCGGGGGTGATCATCTGGTTATTTACAATCCAGTTTTCTGCGCATAGGCTAATACTAATTGTATTTTCTAGGTCCTAATTTATTGCAATCATGGGCTTGTGTTTTTCCAAAATCCATCTTTTGCTAtgtgattgcatcttcaatcaCTTTTCTCCTTTCATCAAGATTATGTCGTGATATATGATCTTCAATACTCCACCTGCAATCATGGAATGactgttttttttcatggaattaCCCCTTTGCAGTGGCTAAAGTTCAATAATTTCTATTTGGTTCACTCGTCATCTA is a window of Populus nigra chromosome 10, ddPopNigr1.1, whole genome shotgun sequence DNA encoding:
- the LOC133705473 gene encoding NADH dehydrogenase [ubiquinone] 1 alpha subcomplex subunit 8-B-like yields the protein MATSAVDATGNPIPTSAVLTTASKHIATRCFSENVEFLKCKKKDPNPEKCLDKGQQVTRCVLGLLKDLHQKCTKEMDAYVGCMYYYTNEFDLCRKEQQAFEKACPLE